The genomic interval GTCCTCTATATGAGTGTATACCTTGGGCTAAGTCTCCAACAAGGGTAAACATATCTGTCTCAAGACCTGCTTTTAATGCATAAAGCTGAAATTCACTGTAATCCTGCACTTCATCAATGACAATGTTTTTAGCTCGGTATTCTTTATCAATGCCAAATATTTTATATTGTAAATAAAACAAGGCTCCTAAATCCTCGATTTCAACTTTCCTTTGCTTCAATATCCTTTGTTGAAAGGCAATCATATAATCCAATTGCTTTTCTGTTAATGAACCCTCTGTATATTTTCGAAGTAGCTCCTTGTCTTCAAATAATCGAATATAGTACTTATATAAATCATGTGTTGGCATTGTTTTCATATATTTTCGAACAGCAATAGAAGCTTCTTTCTTGACAGTAGCTAGTCTTTCTTCCTTTGTATCCAAAAAGTAGACTACTCTTTCTTTACGTTTCTCGTCCTCTTTAATTCGTAAAGCACGATCCAGCGCTTCCTCGTATTTACCTTCCAGCTTAGTTAGAATTATTTTCTTTTTCCTTTTTAAATCTGCTTGTAAAATTCCCTTTATCTTCTCTTTCCGTTTCACCAATGGTAGATAGTCATATTCCTGCTTAAATAATCTTTCTAGTTTCTTCGCTCCATATAAAGGGAATTTTTCCACTCGAAAATCTTCTTTCGGACTCATATCCTCACATATATCGCTGAGATAATGATCCATTACCTTTTTATAAGCTAAAGACCCTTTATAACGGGAAAGCCATTTAATCATTTCTTCCTGCTTATTCCCATGGTTTATGAATGATAGGAGCTTCTTATTGGATTGAATAACTTTCATTTTCTTTCCAATACATAATAGGACATAGTCCAGATAAGTAGTTTGCTTTATCTTCTCTACGCCTAAGTCTGGCAAGGCCTCGGCAATATAGCCTATAAACATATTATTGGGGGCAATAATCATTAGCTGCTCCGGTTGAAAATATCTTGCATAGTTATAAATAAAATAAGATATTCGATGTAAGGCAATTGTGGTTTTCCCACTTCCTGCAGCTCCTTGCACAATAATCGGCCGGTTTAAATCAGCTCGGATAATTTCATTTTGTTCCGCCTGAATGGTTGAAATAATCTCCGTAAGTCGCTGGTCAGCCTTGCCGGCAAGTGATTGTTGCAATAACTCATCTGTTGTTGTTAAATCAATATCCTGATAATGGAGCAAGTTTCCTTTTTCGATTTTGAACTGTCTTTTTAAGGATAAATACCCTTCAATTGTTTCTTCATTAACTTCGTAAGCTACTTCTCCTAGTCGACCATCATAATAAACATTTGCAATAGGAGAGCGCCAATCTACTATTATTGGTTTTTGCGTATCTTTTTCGAACAGAGATGTCTTTCCAAGATAATAAACATCTTTTTGTGATTTTCCTTTCATTTGATAATCAATCCGTGCAAAATAAGGCGCATCTAAAATCCGTTTCAAAATATTTAACTCTGTTGTTGCTAGCTGTAAAAACTTACTGTTTGTTAAATAATTGATATAACTTAAACTACTATCAAGAGCTTCTTCATTACTAATAGCATCTCTTACGGTTTCCTGTAATGCACCTTGATTAATTTGAGCATCTTTTAAGACGATATTCATGTAGTTTTTTGTGTATTCAAGTCTACTTTTTTCCTGTTCCAGTTCATCTAATGAGTAATCTTCCATGTTTATTCCTTTCTCCATTTATCCATTCTCTTCCCGTTTACTTAATAAATAGCATTTTTGATAATAATGATGTGCTACTTCTGTAATAATTCTCGTAAATCGATAGTTTGCCGCAGTCCCAATTACAGCTCCGG from Niallia sp. FSL W8-0635 carries:
- the helD gene encoding RNA polymerase recycling motor HelD codes for the protein MEKGINMEDYSLDELEQEKSRLEYTKNYMNIVLKDAQINQGALQETVRDAISNEEALDSSLSYINYLTNSKFLQLATTELNILKRILDAPYFARIDYQMKGKSQKDVYYLGKTSLFEKDTQKPIIVDWRSPIANVYYDGRLGEVAYEVNEETIEGYLSLKRQFKIEKGNLLHYQDIDLTTTDELLQQSLAGKADQRLTEIISTIQAEQNEIIRADLNRPIIVQGAAGSGKTTIALHRISYFIYNYARYFQPEQLMIIAPNNMFIGYIAEALPDLGVEKIKQTTYLDYVLLCIGKKMKVIQSNKKLLSFINHGNKQEEMIKWLSRYKGSLAYKKVMDHYLSDICEDMSPKEDFRVEKFPLYGAKKLERLFKQEYDYLPLVKRKEKIKGILQADLKRKKKIILTKLEGKYEEALDRALRIKEDEKRKERVVYFLDTKEERLATVKKEASIAVRKYMKTMPTHDLYKYYIRLFEDKELLRKYTEGSLTEKQLDYMIAFQQRILKQRKVEIEDLGALFYLQYKIFGIDKEYRAKNIVIDEVQDYSEFQLYALKAGLETDMFTLVGDLAQGIHSYRGLQNWDALQQTVFPRANYMTLQKSYRTTIEIMFLANEILHLLDQDLPKVKPVVRHGEKPTVHLYDEKHVLVGRMLILADGLREEGFHSIAIIGKTEEECKVIFKEMQKRKVPNVQFLQENEELERNHLIIVPSYLSKGLEFDTVFLFTLNESFTQEEIDLKLLYVAMTRPMHRLHLFTQEKSALLLDRVDKSQYTLKKVEEEMNGGSYE